A genome region from Rhodanobacter thiooxydans includes the following:
- a CDS encoding ABC transporter ATP-binding protein translates to MAAVCLDQLRKVYPNGHVGVADASFEIADGELLVLVGPSGCGKTTLLRMIAGLESISGGTLSIDGRVVNAVAPKDRDIAMVFQNYALYPHMTVAENLGFGLKLRGHKQVEIDRRVAAAAQTLELEARLTARPAALSGGQRQRVALGRALVREPKVFLLDEPLSNLDAKLRLSMRVEIARLHRQLGATMVYVTHDQIEAMTLGQRIVVLDGGVIQQIDTPMALYDKPANLFVAGFVGSPAMNQLRGTLHCEGGWTLATAHGPIALGEPPQAAAWLPWRGREVVLGIRPEHLQPLEAGAAALHARLEVLEPVGNEVFLNLRYGEQPLVARVAPRALPEPGGLLALGLAVERLHLFDAVSGARIGA, encoded by the coding sequence ATGGCTGCCGTATGTCTGGACCAGTTGCGCAAGGTCTACCCCAATGGCCACGTGGGCGTGGCCGACGCCAGCTTCGAGATCGCCGACGGCGAGCTGCTGGTGCTGGTGGGCCCATCCGGCTGCGGCAAGACCACCCTGCTGCGCATGATCGCCGGGCTGGAGTCGATCAGCGGCGGCACGCTGAGCATCGACGGCCGGGTGGTCAACGCGGTGGCGCCGAAGGACCGCGACATCGCGATGGTGTTCCAGAACTACGCGCTGTATCCGCACATGACGGTGGCCGAGAACCTCGGTTTCGGTTTGAAACTGCGCGGCCACAAGCAGGTCGAGATCGACCGCCGGGTGGCGGCGGCGGCGCAGACGCTGGAGCTGGAGGCACGCCTGACCGCACGCCCGGCCGCGCTGTCCGGCGGCCAGCGCCAGCGCGTGGCGCTGGGCCGGGCGCTGGTGCGCGAGCCCAAGGTGTTCCTGCTCGACGAGCCGCTGTCCAACCTGGATGCCAAGCTGCGCCTGTCGATGCGGGTGGAGATCGCGCGGCTGCATCGCCAGCTCGGCGCCACCATGGTCTACGTCACCCACGACCAGATCGAGGCGATGACCCTGGGCCAGCGCATCGTGGTGCTGGACGGCGGGGTGATCCAGCAGATCGACACGCCGATGGCGCTGTACGACAAGCCCGCGAACCTGTTCGTGGCCGGCTTCGTCGGCAGCCCGGCGATGAACCAGCTGCGCGGCACCCTGCACTGCGAAGGCGGCTGGACCCTGGCCACCGCCCACGGCCCCATCGCGCTGGGCGAACCGCCACAGGCGGCGGCGTGGCTGCCGTGGCGCGGGCGCGAGGTGGTGCTGGGCATCCGCCCCGAACATCTGCAGCCGCTGGAGGCCGGCGCGGCCGCCCTGCATGCCCGGCTGGAGGTGCTCGAACCGGTCGGCAACGAGGTGTTCCTGAACCTGCGCTACGGCGAGCAGCCGCTGGTCGCGCGGGTGGCGCCGCGCGCCCTGCCCGAGCCGGGCGGCCTGCTGGCGCTGGGCCTGGCGGTCGAACGGCTGCACCTGTTCGATGCCGTCAGCGGGGCGCGGATCGGTGCCTGA
- a CDS encoding ParA family protein → MARIIAVANQKGGVGKTTTAVNLAAALAAAKRRVLLVDFDPQGNATMASGVNKRDIKASGCEVLLEEVEIAAAIVPTEAHYDLLPGNGDLTAAELKLMDALAREHRLKEVLAKIAAEYHTILIDCPPSLNLLTLNALTAADGVLIPVQCEYFALEGLSSLLDTIKAVRHRLNPQLEIDGLLRTMYDVRNNLGNEVSAQLTQHFGDKVLRSIIPRNVRLAEAPSHGQPIHLYDRSSRGAIAYIGLAGEVIRRERGLPRGAAHAVDPVDDIEPPVHGDSGPTLKAPAANHQD, encoded by the coding sequence ATGGCCCGCATCATCGCTGTCGCCAACCAGAAGGGCGGCGTCGGCAAGACCACCACTGCCGTCAATCTCGCTGCGGCGCTGGCTGCGGCGAAGCGCAGGGTATTGCTGGTCGACTTCGATCCGCAGGGCAATGCCACCATGGCCTCGGGCGTGAACAAGCGCGACATCAAGGCCAGCGGCTGCGAGGTGCTGCTGGAGGAAGTGGAGATCGCCGCGGCGATCGTGCCCACCGAAGCGCACTACGACCTGCTGCCGGGCAACGGCGACCTCACCGCGGCCGAGCTGAAGCTGATGGACGCGCTGGCGCGCGAGCACCGGCTGAAGGAGGTGCTGGCGAAGATTGCGGCGGAATACCACACCATCCTGATCGACTGCCCACCCTCGTTGAACCTGCTCACCCTGAACGCGCTGACCGCCGCCGACGGCGTGCTGATCCCGGTGCAGTGCGAATACTTCGCGCTGGAAGGCCTGTCCAGCCTGCTCGACACGATCAAGGCGGTGCGCCACCGGCTGAACCCTCAGCTGGAGATCGACGGCCTGCTGCGCACCATGTACGACGTGCGCAACAACCTCGGCAACGAGGTCTCTGCCCAGCTCACCCAGCACTTCGGTGACAAGGTGCTGCGCTCGATCATCCCGCGCAACGTGCGCCTGGCCGAGGCGCCCAGCCACGGCCAGCCGATCCACCTGTACGACCGCAGCTCGCGCGGCGCGATCGCCTACATCGGCCTGGCCGGCGAGGTGATCCGGCGCGAGCGCGGGTTGCCGCGCGGTGCCGCGCACGCAGTCGACCCGGTCGACGACATCGAACCGCCCGTGCACGGCGACAGCGGCCCGACGCTCAAGGCGCCGGCCGCCAACCACCAGGACTAA
- a CDS encoding ParB/RepB/Spo0J family partition protein, whose amino-acid sequence MAAAKKRGLGRGLDALLGGDGDAAPSVLTQEGELRVLPIQQIQPGKYQPRRHWNDEALDELAASIKAQGLIQPVVVREIGKNSYELIAGERRWRAAQRAQLGELPALVKAVPEAAVPAMALIENIQRQDLTPLEEADALKRLIDDFELTHQQAADAVGRSRASVSNMLRLTEMAEPIRRLLDDGKLEMGHARCLLTLDESIAVPLARQASTLGWSVRELEEAARRAQTTPKGKAKHPAARDPNVAALERELAERLATRVELAQGRGGHGKLVIHYHSNDELEGILGKIR is encoded by the coding sequence ATGGCAGCTGCAAAAAAACGTGGATTGGGGCGCGGGCTGGACGCGCTGCTCGGCGGCGACGGTGACGCCGCGCCGTCGGTGTTGACGCAGGAAGGCGAATTGCGCGTGCTGCCGATCCAGCAGATCCAGCCCGGCAAGTACCAGCCGCGGCGGCACTGGAACGACGAGGCACTGGACGAGCTGGCCGCCTCGATCAAGGCGCAGGGCCTGATCCAGCCGGTGGTGGTGCGCGAGATCGGCAAGAACAGCTACGAGCTGATCGCCGGCGAACGCCGCTGGCGTGCCGCGCAGCGCGCCCAGCTGGGCGAACTGCCGGCGCTGGTGAAGGCGGTGCCGGAGGCAGCGGTGCCGGCGATGGCGCTGATCGAGAACATCCAGCGCCAGGACCTCACCCCGCTGGAGGAAGCCGACGCGCTGAAGCGGCTGATCGACGACTTCGAGCTCACCCACCAGCAGGCCGCCGACGCGGTCGGCCGTTCGCGGGCGTCAGTGTCGAACATGCTGCGGCTCACCGAGATGGCCGAGCCGATCCGGCGCCTGCTCGACGACGGCAAGCTGGAGATGGGCCACGCCCGCTGTCTGCTGACCCTGGACGAGTCCATCGCCGTGCCGTTGGCGCGCCAGGCCTCCACCCTCGGTTGGTCGGTGCGCGAACTGGAGGAGGCCGCGCGCCGCGCGCAGACCACGCCCAAGGGCAAGGCCAAGCATCCGGCCGCGCGCGACCCCAACGTCGCCGCGCTGGAACGCGAACTGGCCGAACGCCTGGCCACCCGGGTCGAGCTGGCCCAGGGCCGCGGTGGCCACGGCAAGCTGGTGATCCACTACCACAGCAACGACGAGCTGGAAGGCATCCTCGGCAAGATCCGCTGA
- a CDS encoding glycosyltransferase family 2 protein → MPQLSVVVPVFNERDNIPPLLAEIAAALRGRVDYEVVYVDDDSSDDSRAVLVAQKALHPELRVLHHVTRSGQSTAVWNGVRAAASPWIATLDGDGQNDPADIPKLLAARAAAPAETRLFAGWRTTRRDSFNKRISSKIANAVRSRMLRDATPDTGCGLKLFEREVFLRLPYFDHMHRYLPALVKRAGFQSQSVPVGHRPRTAGVSKYGMLDRLWVGLADLRGVAWLMRRGKVTEVQEN, encoded by the coding sequence ATGCCGCAACTCTCCGTCGTCGTCCCCGTGTTCAACGAACGCGACAACATCCCGCCGCTGCTCGCCGAGATCGCCGCCGCACTGCGCGGCCGGGTCGACTACGAAGTGGTCTATGTCGACGACGACTCCAGCGACGACAGCCGCGCCGTGCTCGTCGCACAGAAGGCGCTGCACCCGGAGCTGCGCGTGCTGCACCATGTCACCCGTAGCGGACAAAGCACGGCAGTGTGGAACGGCGTGCGTGCGGCGGCTTCGCCGTGGATCGCCACGCTGGACGGCGACGGCCAGAACGACCCGGCCGACATCCCGAAGCTGCTCGCCGCGCGCGCCGCGGCTCCGGCCGAAACGCGGCTGTTCGCCGGCTGGCGCACTACCCGCCGCGACAGTTTCAACAAGCGGATCTCCTCGAAGATCGCCAACGCGGTGCGCTCGCGCATGCTCAGGGACGCCACCCCGGATACCGGCTGCGGCCTGAAGCTGTTCGAGCGCGAGGTGTTCCTGCGCCTGCCCTACTTCGACCACATGCACCGCTACCTGCCGGCGCTGGTCAAGCGCGCCGGTTTCCAGAGCCAGAGCGTGCCGGTCGGCCACCGCCCGCGCACCGCCGGCGTGTCCAAGTACGGCATGCTGGATCGGCTGTGGGTGGGCCTGGCCGACCTGCGCGGCGTGGCGTGGCTGATGCGCCGCGGCAAGGTGACCGAGGTGCAGGAGAACTGA
- a CDS encoding glycine zipper domain-containing protein: MNTRMPCAKSFSLFGASLGLALVAGCAQMPVSNGGTQSRDGASASAEGQQAGACNPVLAGTVGALAGALFGNGKGHLVGAAVGAGIGALACMAYNYHARKVRDAQSVEADYTRQHGSLPATNTVSSYASSMQPSGTVKTGSPVEMQSTVVVLNGTRDVQPQLAETLTLFSPDGKQLSTVTKQASDINGTGEYRTNFSFNLPKGIKDGRYVVRSSLSMNGKQVGTNEMPMLVVG, encoded by the coding sequence ATGAATACGCGTATGCCTTGCGCCAAATCGTTTAGCTTGTTCGGCGCCAGCCTTGGGCTGGCGTTGGTAGCCGGTTGCGCCCAGATGCCAGTGAGCAACGGCGGCACGCAGAGTCGGGATGGCGCGAGCGCAAGCGCCGAAGGCCAGCAAGCCGGCGCGTGCAACCCGGTGCTGGCCGGCACCGTTGGTGCGCTGGCTGGCGCACTGTTCGGCAACGGCAAGGGACACCTGGTGGGGGCCGCAGTGGGTGCGGGTATCGGCGCGTTGGCCTGTATGGCTTACAACTATCACGCACGCAAGGTGCGCGATGCGCAGTCGGTGGAGGCGGATTACACCCGCCAGCATGGCAGCTTGCCGGCGACGAATACGGTGTCGTCCTACGCAAGCTCCATGCAACCATCCGGCACGGTGAAAACCGGCTCGCCGGTGGAGATGCAGTCCACCGTGGTGGTGCTGAACGGCACGCGCGATGTGCAACCGCAGCTGGCCGAGACGCTCACGTTGTTCTCGCCGGACGGCAAGCAGCTCTCCACCGTGACCAAGCAGGCATCCGACATCAATGGCACGGGCGAGTACCGGACCAACTTCAGCTTCAACTTGCCCAAGGGCATCAAGGATGGGCGCTACGTGGTGCGCTCCTCGCTCTCGATGAACGGCAAACAGGTCGGTACCAATGAGATGCCCATGCTGGTCGTGGGCTGA
- a CDS encoding zinc ribbon domain-containing protein, with amino-acid sequence MTEKATGNIGLLMRCYEALHNWQALAMLAGGVVIGLGLAVAAGALAAKMGVIVGVLLMLIALLVYLAGINGAGLLLVDQADGRPGRGFAAAFFGGLGATLNVLLALLLLALGLLLVFVALYLLALLGRIPGIGPLFAFLLAGPGAIVLLFCYGVLAIGMPLLLVAVWRGEGVLGSLGRAVDIVLKRPLDALLHFVLLWLIVAPVAIFVLALLAVSAGASMSMYSHGFGDYGYGAGLEYMLMSSMQGLGAASVSVGIVFAVVVALFALVYLFGYIMVYDSLNAGLASTAESRLRGGFNQLKQKVEQHRPQATAARTAPVCKGCGARLIPGDQFCGECGQRT; translated from the coding sequence ATGACCGAGAAAGCGACGGGTAACATTGGCCTGTTGATGCGCTGTTACGAAGCGCTGCATAACTGGCAGGCGCTGGCGATGCTGGCTGGTGGCGTGGTGATCGGCCTGGGCCTGGCGGTTGCCGCGGGCGCGCTGGCGGCCAAGATGGGCGTCATCGTGGGCGTGTTGCTGATGCTGATCGCCTTGCTGGTCTATCTTGCCGGGATCAACGGCGCCGGCCTGCTGCTGGTGGATCAGGCCGATGGACGGCCGGGACGCGGTTTTGCCGCCGCCTTCTTCGGCGGGCTGGGGGCCACGCTGAACGTGCTCCTGGCGCTGCTTTTGCTGGCGCTTGGTCTGCTGTTGGTGTTCGTGGCGCTGTATCTGTTGGCTCTGCTCGGCAGGATTCCTGGCATCGGGCCGCTGTTTGCCTTTCTGCTGGCCGGGCCCGGCGCCATCGTGCTGCTGTTTTGCTATGGCGTGCTGGCCATCGGTATGCCGCTTCTGCTGGTGGCGGTGTGGCGTGGCGAGGGCGTGCTGGGCTCGCTTGGGCGTGCGGTGGACATCGTACTCAAGCGCCCGCTCGACGCATTGTTGCACTTCGTGCTGCTGTGGCTGATCGTGGCGCCGGTGGCGATCTTCGTGCTTGCCCTGCTGGCGGTGTCGGCCGGCGCCAGCATGTCGATGTACAGCCACGGTTTCGGCGACTATGGATACGGCGCCGGCCTGGAATACATGTTGATGTCCAGCATGCAGGGGTTAGGTGCGGCCAGCGTGTCGGTAGGCATCGTGTTCGCCGTAGTGGTAGCGCTGTTCGCGTTGGTCTATCTGTTTGGCTACATCATGGTCTACGATTCGCTCAATGCGGGCCTGGCCTCCACGGCGGAAAGCCGGTTGCGCGGCGGCTTCAATCAGCTCAAGCAGAAGGTGGAGCAGCATCGGCCACAAGCTACCGCTGCACGCACAGCGCCGGTCTGCAAGGGTTGCGGCGCACGGCTGATTCCCGGCGACCAGTTCTGTGGTGAGTGCGGGCAGCGCACCTGA
- a CDS encoding DUF488 domain-containing protein, which translates to MNIAVKRAYEPSAKSDGYRVLVERLWPRGMKKEEVPLNQWAKELAPSTALRKWFGHDPALWDGFRHRYAAELDDLAEYWQPLAERSARHQVTLIYSAHDEEHNGALVLRDYLENWLHTHGPR; encoded by the coding sequence ATGAACATCGCTGTGAAACGCGCCTACGAGCCGTCGGCCAAGTCCGACGGTTATCGCGTGCTGGTGGAGCGGCTGTGGCCGCGCGGCATGAAGAAGGAAGAGGTGCCGCTGAACCAGTGGGCCAAGGAGCTGGCGCCGTCCACGGCGCTGCGCAAATGGTTCGGCCACGATCCGGCGCTGTGGGACGGCTTTCGTCACCGCTATGCCGCCGAGCTGGACGACCTGGCCGAGTACTGGCAACCGCTGGCCGAGCGCTCGGCGCGGCACCAGGTCACCCTGATCTACAGCGCCCACGACGAGGAGCACAACGGCGCCCTCGTGCTGCGCGACTACCTGGAAAACTGGCTGCACACGCACGGCCCGCGCTGA
- a CDS encoding patatin-like phospholipase family protein, whose product MTAADAGGSAPAARKPTVALALGAGGAKGLAHIGVIEEIEAQGYAIVAIAGSSMGALIGGIHAAGKLDVYRDWVCALAKLDVLRLVDWTFSGGGLIKGEKIIETMRGLVGDAQIEELPLAFTAVATDIERGREVWLTSGGLFDAIRASFAIPTVFRPHLIDGRRLVDGALLNPVPVTPLIRETADYLIAVSVDGPAVAATPPEPPIQAHPAEEGYRQRIGEFISRMIPRGESRPREPGTLELLTQAMDLMQANLSRLRLAAYAPDLLIQLPHNMALAYEFYRARELIELGRAEARAALANWPRAGTPQRQA is encoded by the coding sequence ATGACCGCCGCCGATGCCGGCGGCAGCGCGCCGGCGGCACGCAAGCCGACCGTGGCGCTGGCGCTCGGCGCCGGCGGCGCGAAAGGGCTGGCGCACATCGGCGTGATCGAGGAAATCGAGGCGCAGGGCTACGCGATCGTGGCGATCGCCGGCAGCTCGATGGGCGCGCTGATCGGCGGCATCCACGCGGCGGGCAAGCTCGACGTGTATCGCGACTGGGTCTGCGCGCTGGCCAAGCTCGACGTGCTGCGGCTGGTCGACTGGACGTTCTCCGGCGGCGGCCTGATCAAGGGAGAGAAAATCATCGAGACCATGCGCGGGCTGGTCGGCGACGCGCAGATCGAGGAACTGCCGCTGGCGTTCACCGCGGTGGCCACCGACATCGAGCGTGGCCGCGAGGTGTGGCTGACCAGCGGTGGCCTGTTCGACGCGATCCGCGCCTCGTTCGCGATCCCCACCGTGTTCCGCCCACATCTCATCGACGGCCGCCGGCTGGTCGACGGCGCCCTGCTCAACCCAGTGCCGGTGACCCCGCTGATCCGCGAAACCGCCGACTACCTGATCGCGGTCAGCGTGGACGGCCCGGCAGTGGCCGCCACACCGCCGGAACCGCCGATCCAGGCGCACCCTGCGGAAGAAGGCTACCGCCAGCGCATCGGTGAGTTCATCAGCCGGATGATCCCGCGCGGCGAAAGCCGTCCGCGCGAGCCGGGCACGCTGGAGCTGCTGACCCAGGCGATGGACCTGATGCAGGCCAACCTGTCGCGTCTGCGCCTGGCCGCATATGCGCCCGACCTGCTGATCCAGCTGCCGCACAACATGGCACTGGCCTACGAGTTCTACCGTGCGCGCGAACTGATCGAACTGGGCCGCGCCGAGGCGCGCGCGGCGCTGGCGAACTGGCCGCGCGCCGGCACGCCGCAACGCCAGGCCTGA
- a CDS encoding helix-turn-helix transcriptional regulator, with translation MDRYERILTLHRLLKSAHYPIALSRLLGELECSRATLYRDVAFLRDALGAPVESAGIDQAAFRYEAGEGEKFELPGLWLTSDELAALLALNELIGRSGPGVLAGALAPFKSRIEGLLSSHDNGKTLPIERIRVIPWGERKLDQQVFRIVAGAVLERRQLRFRYRARTTNADSRRTVSPQRLTHYRDNWYLDVWDHDRQALRSFAVDRIADAQALDTPATDVADAELNELLASSYGIFAGKPKAWATIRFSQHAARWVADEHWHSQQKGEWLPDGRYELKLPYSNSKELLMDVLKYGPDAEIVAPLSLREEMKILLQLALGGYQQAPR, from the coding sequence ATGGATCGCTACGAACGCATACTGACCCTGCACCGGCTGCTGAAGTCGGCGCACTACCCGATTGCGCTGTCGCGCCTGCTCGGCGAGCTGGAGTGCTCGCGCGCCACGCTGTACCGCGACGTGGCCTTCCTGCGCGACGCGCTGGGCGCGCCGGTGGAAAGCGCCGGCATCGACCAGGCCGCGTTCCGCTACGAAGCCGGCGAGGGCGAGAAGTTCGAGTTGCCCGGGTTGTGGCTGACCTCCGACGAGCTGGCCGCGCTGCTGGCCCTGAACGAGCTGATCGGCCGTTCCGGCCCCGGCGTGCTGGCCGGCGCGCTGGCGCCGTTCAAGTCGCGCATCGAGGGCCTGCTGTCCAGCCACGACAACGGCAAGACGCTGCCGATCGAGCGGATCCGGGTGATCCCGTGGGGCGAGCGCAAGCTCGACCAGCAAGTGTTCCGCATCGTCGCCGGCGCGGTGCTGGAGCGCCGGCAGCTGCGCTTCCGCTACCGCGCACGCACCACCAACGCAGACAGCCGGCGCACGGTGTCGCCGCAGCGGCTGACCCACTACCGCGACAACTGGTACCTCGACGTGTGGGACCACGACCGCCAGGCATTGCGCAGCTTCGCGGTCGACCGCATCGCCGACGCGCAGGCGCTGGACACGCCCGCCACCGACGTGGCCGACGCCGAGCTCAATGAATTGCTCGCTTCCAGCTACGGCATCTTCGCCGGCAAGCCGAAGGCGTGGGCGACGATCCGCTTCTCGCAACATGCCGCGCGCTGGGTCGCCGACGAGCACTGGCATTCGCAGCAGAAGGGCGAGTGGCTGCCGGATGGCCGCTACGAGCTGAAGCTGCCGTACTCCAACTCGAAGGAACTGCTGATGGACGTGCTCAAGTACGGCCCGGACGCGGAAATCGTGGCGCCGCTGTCGCTGCGCGAGGAGATGAAGATCCTGCTGCAACTGGCGCTGGGCGGTTACCAGCAGGCACCGCGTTGA
- a CDS encoding DUF481 domain-containing protein — MKKTLIAGLLLAACASFTAQAQDADTNPANNGGWSGSGEFGFASSTGNSRSENINAKLGLSQENEQWKNSFFVDALRSKSQQTIVDSNGNTLKQFNTTANRYDGGASVGLKLDPRSYIVGAARYEHDDFGANLWQGIVSLGYGYIALKDGRNELSFEIGPGYKRYRPADLEVVTGGVVTKERQPTESEMVARGLTNYKYKLTENTAFEDTFLMEAGSKNTYLQNDAGVAVSMTRKLALKVGFQIRHNSDVLPGTKKTDTLTTSNLVYSF; from the coding sequence ATGAAAAAGACCTTGATTGCCGGCTTGCTGCTGGCTGCTTGCGCGAGCTTCACTGCCCAGGCCCAGGACGCCGACACCAACCCGGCCAACAACGGCGGCTGGAGCGGTTCGGGCGAGTTCGGCTTCGCCTCCTCCACCGGCAACTCGCGCTCGGAGAACATCAACGCCAAGCTCGGCCTCAGCCAGGAGAACGAGCAGTGGAAGAACAGTTTCTTCGTCGACGCGCTGCGCTCGAAGAGCCAGCAGACCATCGTGGACAGCAACGGCAACACTCTCAAGCAGTTCAACACCACCGCGAACCGCTATGACGGCGGCGCCTCGGTCGGTCTCAAGCTCGACCCGCGCAGCTACATCGTCGGCGCCGCCCGCTATGAGCACGATGATTTCGGCGCGAACCTGTGGCAGGGCATCGTCTCGCTCGGTTACGGCTATATCGCGCTGAAGGACGGGCGCAACGAGCTGTCGTTCGAAATCGGCCCCGGCTACAAGCGCTACCGTCCCGCCGACCTCGAGGTGGTGACCGGCGGTGTGGTGACGAAGGAGCGCCAGCCGACCGAGAGCGAGATGGTTGCCCGCGGCCTGACCAACTACAAGTACAAGCTCACCGAGAACACGGCATTCGAGGACACCTTCCTGATGGAAGCCGGTTCGAAGAACACCTACCTGCAGAACGACGCCGGCGTGGCGGTCAGCATGACCCGCAAGCTGGCGCTGAAGGTCGGCTTCCAGATACGCCACAACAGCGACGTGCTGCCGGGCACCAAGAAGACCGACACGCTGACCACCAGCAACCTGGTCTACAGCTTCTAA
- the gpmA gene encoding 2,3-diphosphoglycerate-dependent phosphoglycerate mutase — protein MHKLVLIRHGQSQWNLDNRFSGWADVDLTEQGMAEAREAGRLLREDGYHFDVAHTSVLKRAVRTLWGVQDAMDLMWIPVLTDWRLNERHYGGLTGLNKAETAAKYGEDQVKIWRRSYDIPPPPLERAANESVHDPRYAKLDPKDIPDTECLKDTVARVLPYWHEVLAPAIKSGQRVLVAAHGNSLRALVKYLDGISDQAIVELNIPNGVPLVYEFDDELKPLKRYYLGDAEAIAAKMAAVANQGKAK, from the coding sequence ATGCACAAGCTCGTTCTGATCCGCCACGGCCAATCGCAGTGGAACCTCGACAACCGCTTCAGCGGCTGGGCCGACGTCGACCTTACCGAGCAGGGCATGGCCGAGGCGCGCGAGGCCGGCCGCCTGCTGCGCGAGGACGGCTACCACTTCGACGTGGCGCACACCTCGGTGCTCAAGCGCGCGGTGCGCACGCTGTGGGGCGTGCAGGACGCGATGGACCTGATGTGGATTCCGGTGCTCACCGACTGGCGCCTCAACGAGCGCCACTACGGCGGCCTCACCGGCCTCAACAAGGCCGAGACCGCGGCGAAGTACGGCGAGGACCAGGTGAAGATCTGGCGCCGCAGCTACGACATCCCGCCGCCGCCGCTGGAGCGCGCCGCGAACGAATCGGTGCATGACCCGCGCTACGCGAAGCTCGACCCGAAGGACATCCCCGACACCGAATGCCTGAAGGACACCGTGGCCCGCGTGCTGCCGTACTGGCACGAGGTGCTGGCGCCGGCGATCAAGTCCGGCCAGCGCGTGCTGGTGGCCGCGCACGGCAATTCGCTGCGCGCGCTGGTGAAGTACCTGGACGGCATTTCCGACCAGGCGATCGTCGAGCTGAACATCCCCAATGGCGTGCCGCTGGTGTACGAGTTCGACGACGAACTGAAGCCGCTCAAGCGCTACTACCTCGGCGACGCCGAGGCGATCGCGGCGAAGATGGCCGCAGTGGCGAACCAGGGCAAGGCGAAGTAG
- a CDS encoding amidohydrolase has translation MYRTALALVLAAAAMAPSHAADASAAQALAQQALPQTIAWRHDIHQHPELSNREVRTSALVARELKRLGLEVHTGIAHTGVVGLLKGDLPGPRLALRADMDALPVTEEVNLPFASKAKGEYRGKTVGVMHACGHDAHTAMLLGMAQALSGMKHRLHGSVLFVFQPAEEGAPAGEEGGAALMLKQGLLRDFKPDAMFGMHVVSALNVGTVAVRSGPTMAGSDWFRLVVHGRQTHGAMPWNGVDPIVTAAEIISTAQTIVSRKLDIGTLPAVLSFGIVDGGSRYNIVPDKVELQGTLRTFDAGMRQQAIDNLKGIAEHLAAANGATVETQIPLGESNPVLVNDPALAARVKASIATAIGAEHVIEAKPWMASEDFAYFAQKVPSVYFFVGATPVGQDASKAPVNHSPKFFLDEDALKIGMASMLQASLDYLDAPAS, from the coding sequence ATGTACCGCACCGCCCTCGCCCTGGTCCTGGCCGCTGCCGCCATGGCACCATCGCACGCCGCCGACGCCTCCGCCGCACAGGCGTTGGCGCAGCAGGCACTGCCACAGACCATCGCATGGCGGCACGACATCCACCAGCATCCGGAACTTAGCAACCGCGAGGTACGCACCTCGGCGCTGGTCGCGCGGGAACTGAAGCGGCTGGGGCTGGAGGTACACACCGGCATCGCGCACACCGGCGTGGTCGGCCTGCTCAAAGGCGACCTGCCTGGGCCACGGCTGGCGCTCCGTGCCGACATGGACGCGCTGCCGGTGACCGAGGAAGTGAACCTGCCGTTCGCCTCGAAGGCGAAGGGCGAGTACCGCGGCAAGACCGTCGGGGTGATGCACGCCTGCGGCCACGACGCGCATACCGCGATGCTGCTGGGCATGGCGCAGGCACTGAGCGGCATGAAGCATCGGCTGCACGGCTCGGTGCTGTTCGTGTTCCAGCCAGCCGAGGAAGGCGCACCGGCCGGCGAGGAGGGTGGCGCCGCGCTGATGCTCAAGCAGGGCTTGCTGCGCGATTTCAAACCCGACGCGATGTTCGGCATGCACGTGGTCAGCGCACTCAACGTGGGCACGGTGGCGGTGCGGTCGGGGCCGACGATGGCCGGCTCGGACTGGTTCCGCCTGGTGGTGCACGGCCGCCAGACCCACGGCGCGATGCCGTGGAACGGGGTCGATCCGATCGTCACCGCCGCCGAGATCATCAGCACCGCGCAGACCATCGTCAGCCGCAAGCTGGACATCGGCACGCTGCCGGCGGTGCTCAGCTTCGGCATCGTCGACGGCGGCTCGCGCTACAACATCGTGCCGGACAAGGTGGAACTGCAAGGCACGCTGCGCACGTTCGACGCCGGCATGCGCCAGCAGGCGATCGACAACCTCAAGGGCATCGCCGAACACCTCGCCGCCGCGAATGGCGCCACCGTCGAGACGCAGATCCCGCTCGGCGAGAGCAACCCGGTGCTGGTCAACGACCCCGCGCTGGCCGCAAGGGTAAAAGCCAGCATCGCCACGGCGATCGGCGCTGAGCACGTGATCGAGGCGAAGCCGTGGATGGCCTCGGAGGACTTCGCCTACTTCGCACAGAAAGTGCCGAGCGTGTATTTCTTCGTCGGCGCCACGCCAGTCGGTCAGGATGCCTCGAAGGCGCCGGTCAACCACTCGCCGAAATTCTTCCTCGACGAGGATGCGCTGAAGATCGGCATGGCCTCGATGCTGCAGGCCAGCCTGGATTACCTCGACGCGCCGGCCTCCTGA